The Bubalus bubalis isolate 160015118507 breed Murrah chromosome 16, NDDB_SH_1, whole genome shotgun sequence genome window below encodes:
- the LOC102392141 gene encoding olfactory receptor 5AN1-like produces MIGGGNITEITHFILLGFSDFPRIIVVLFVVFLVIYILTLTWNLSLLILIRMDSHLHTPMYFFLSNLSFMDICYVTSTAPKMLYDFFQERQIITYVDCVIQNFVFSTMGLSESCLMTAMAYDRYAAICNPLLYSSVMSPALCGRMVLGSYLAGLSATVFQLCFMLQLHFCGPNVINHFFCDLPQLLVLSCTDTFFLHLLTVIFTMIFGVVNVSVIMISYVYIVISIMKITTSSGRSKAFNTCASHLTAVTLFYTSGMFVYLSSSSGGSSSFDRFASFFYTVMIPMLNPLIYSLRNQEIKDALRRLQKKSRYC; encoded by the coding sequence AtgattggaggaggaaatatcaCAGAGATCACTCATTTTATCTTGTTGGGATTCTCAGATTTTCCCAGAATCATAGTAGTGCTCTTTGTGGTGTTCCTGGTGATATACATTTTGACCCTGACTTGGAACCTGTCGCTCCTCATCTTAATAAGAATggactcccacctccacacccccatgtacttctttctcagtAACCTGTCCTTCATGGACATCTGCTATGTGACCTCCACAGCCCCAAAGATGCTCTATGACTTCTTCCAGGAGCGGCAAATTATCACCTATGTGGATTGTGTTATTCAGAATTTTGTATTCTCCACCATGGGGTTGAGTGAGTCTTGCCTCATGACCGCCATGGCCTATGATCGATATGCTGCCATTTGTAACCCACTTCTTTATTCGTCAGTCATGTCGCCCGCTCTTTGTGGTCGGATGGTGCTGGGATCCTACTTGGCTGGACTCTCTGCTACTGTATTCCAATTGTGTTTCATGCTCCAGCTCCACTTCTGTGGGCCTAATGTCAtcaaccacttcttctgtgacctGCCCCAGCTGTTAGTTCTATCCTGCACTGACACTTTCTTTTTACATCTCTTAACTGTTATATTTACAATGATCTTTGGGGTAGTAAATGTTTCTGTTATCATGATATCCTATGTCTACATTGTCATCTCCATCATGAAGATCACGACCTCAAGTGGCAGGTCCAAGGCTTTCAACACCTGTGCCTCCCACCTGACAGCAGTCACTCTCTTCTATACCTCAGGTATGTTTGTCTATTTGAGTTCCAGCTCTGGTGGTTCCTCCAGCTTTGACAGATTTGCGTCATTCTTCTACACTGTGATGATTCCCATGTTGAATCCCTTGATATACAGTCTGAGGAACCAAGAAATCAAAGATGCCTTGAGAAGGTTGCAAAAGAAGAGCAGGTATTGCTGA